A DNA window from Streptococcus parapneumoniae contains the following coding sequences:
- a CDS encoding prephenate dehydratase, whose amino-acid sequence MFEHYSVADLFANLYKKRKVNILALIVLFALIAVPFTIKAVRNKNTVKDTTSYSTYLSYKITPPEDSAKTILNHQIGGYSDFYGKLIDGNLNGAYLFNDVEPSELKKIASELDTTETTLKNSTNDYWWKKLTVYYMIDDAGVGVKILTSSKDANDLLERKIDGLIEKFKHTYANVKIEKLETINSKELNANGETALGLNVKNLILRLVVIGVVCVILVVMGNVLVYLFNPTINRAGDFYQYQIDFVTEITTIANLADVLSYKNAGQELTIVSSNKAILDKLKQSQEALKGMHFVDLQDVSSLLERDTVLLVEEYGVTRYKKFEQSLQILRNLNRSILGVATFKL is encoded by the coding sequence ATGTTTGAACATTATTCAGTAGCTGATTTATTTGCAAATCTTTACAAAAAACGAAAAGTAAATATTTTAGCTCTCATCGTTTTATTTGCTCTCATTGCTGTACCATTTACAATTAAAGCAGTTAGGAATAAAAACACTGTCAAAGATACAACAAGTTATTCAACTTATCTTAGCTATAAAATCACTCCTCCAGAAGATTCAGCTAAAACGATTTTGAATCATCAAATTGGTGGTTATAGTGATTTTTATGGGAAATTGATTGATGGGAATTTGAATGGAGCTTATCTTTTCAATGATGTAGAACCCAGTGAGTTGAAAAAAATTGCCAGTGAATTAGACACGACAGAAACAACCTTGAAAAATTCAACGAATGACTATTGGTGGAAAAAATTGACCGTCTACTATATGATTGACGATGCAGGGGTTGGTGTGAAAATTTTGACATCAAGTAAAGATGCCAATGACTTGTTAGAGCGAAAAATTGATGGATTGATTGAGAAATTTAAACACACTTATGCAAATGTGAAAATTGAAAAATTGGAAACCATCAACTCTAAAGAATTGAATGCAAATGGTGAAACAGCGCTTGGCTTAAATGTGAAGAATCTGATTCTTCGTTTAGTTGTTATTGGAGTGGTTTGTGTGATTTTGGTTGTGATGGGAAATGTGTTAGTTTATCTCTTTAATCCAACAATCAATAGAGCAGGTGATTTTTATCAGTATCAAATTGATTTTGTAACAGAGATTACAACAATTGCTAACCTAGCAGATGTTTTGTCATACAAAAATGCTGGACAGGAATTGACCATCGTTAGCTCAAATAAAGCTATCCTAGATAAATTGAAACAGAGTCAAGAGGCTTTAAAAGGAATGCATTTTGTCGATTTACAGGATGTATCATCTCTTTTGGAAAGAGATACAGTCCTTCTTGTTGAAGAATATGGAGTAACTCGTTATAAGAAATTTGAGCAAAGTCTTCAAATTCTCAGAAACTTAAATCGTTCTATCCTCGGTGTAGCAACCTTTAAACTATAA
- the mecA gene encoding adaptor protein MecA, giving the protein MKMKQISDTTLKITMSLEDLMDRGMEIADFLVPQEKTEEFFYAILDELEMPDSFLDTGMLSFRVTPKPDKVDVFVTKSKIDQNLDFEDLSDLPDMEELAQMSPDEFIKTLEKSIADKTKDDIEAIQSLEQVEAKEEEQEQAEQEAESKKEPYIYYILSFAKLADLVAFAQTVTFEMETSELYKMNERYYLTILVDIENHPSPYPAWLLARMREFADDSDISRSVLQEYGQVLMNHDAVLNLQKIG; this is encoded by the coding sequence ATGAAAATGAAACAAATTAGTGATACAACTTTGAAAATCACGATGTCTTTAGAGGATTTGATGGATCGTGGCATGGAGATTGCTGACTTTCTTGTTCCTCAAGAAAAAACAGAAGAGTTCTTTTATGCTATCTTGGATGAGTTAGAGATGCCTGATAGCTTTCTGGATACAGGCATGTTGAGCTTCCGTGTGACTCCAAAACCTGATAAGGTAGATGTCTTTGTAACCAAATCAAAGATTGATCAAAATCTAGATTTTGAAGACTTATCGGATTTGCCAGATATGGAAGAATTGGCTCAAATGTCGCCAGATGAATTTATCAAAACCTTGGAAAAAAGCATCGCGGATAAAACTAAGGATGATATCGAAGCGATTCAATCTCTAGAGCAGGTTGAAGCCAAGGAAGAAGAGCAGGAACAGGCTGAACAAGAAGCTGAGAGCAAGAAAGAGCCCTATATCTACTACATCCTTTCTTTTGCTAAGTTGGCTGACTTGGTAGCTTTTGCCCAGACAGTGACTTTTGAGATGGAAACTTCTGAACTCTACAAGATGAATGAGCGCTATTATTTGACCATTTTAGTGGACATTGAAAATCATCCAAGTCCATATCCAGCATGGCTTTTGGCCCGTATGCGCGAGTTTGCGGATGATAGTGACATCAGTCGTTCAGTCTTGCAAGAGTATGGCCAAGTCTTGATGAATCACGATGCAGTACTTAATCTGCAAAAGATTGGATAA
- a CDS encoding homoserine dehydrogenase, protein MTVKIALLGFGTVASGVPFLLKENGEKINQSAHSEIEVAKVLVKDEDEKNRLLAAGNDFNFVTNVDDILSDQDITIVVELMGRIEPAKTFITRALEAGKHVVTANKDLLAVHGAELLEIAKANKVALYYEAAVAGGIPILRTLANSLASDKITRVLGVVNGTSNFMMTKMVEEGWSYDDALAEAQRLGFAESDPTNDVDGIDAAYKMVILSQFAFGMKVAFDDVAHKGIRNITPEDVAVAQDLGYVVKLVGSIEETPSGIAAEVTPTFLPKAHPLASVNGVMNAVFVESIGIGESMYYGPGAGQKPTATSVVADIVRIVRRLNDGTIGKDFNEYSRDLVLANPEDVKANYYFSILAPDSKGQVLKLAEIFNAQDISFKQILQDGKEGDKARVVIITHKINKAQLENVSAELKKVSEFDLLNTFKVLGE, encoded by the coding sequence ATGACAGTTAAAATTGCTTTACTAGGATTTGGTACCGTTGCAAGTGGTGTGCCTTTCCTCCTAAAAGAAAATGGAGAAAAAATCAATCAATCAGCACATTCAGAGATTGAAGTTGCCAAGGTATTGGTCAAGGATGAAGATGAAAAGAATCGCTTGCTTGCAGCAGGGAATGACTTTAACTTTGTAACCAATGTGGATGATATTTTATCAGACCAAGACATTACCATCGTAGTGGAATTGATGGGGCGTATCGAACCTGCTAAGACCTTTATCACTCGTGCTTTGGAAGCTGGAAAACACGTTGTTACTGCAAACAAGGACCTTTTGGCTGTCCATGGTGCAGAATTGTTAGAAATCGCTAAAGCTAACAAGGTAGCACTTTACTACGAAGCAGCGGTAGCTGGTGGGATTCCAATTCTTCGTACCTTGGCAAATTCCTTGGCTTCTGATAAAATCACGCGCGTGCTTGGAGTAGTCAACGGAACTTCCAACTTCATGATGACCAAGATGGTGGAAGAAGGCTGGTCTTACGACGATGCTCTTGCGGAAGCGCAAAGACTTGGTTTTGCAGAAAGCGACCCGACAAATGACGTGGATGGGATTGATGCAGCCTACAAGATGGTGATTTTGAGCCAATTTGCCTTTGGCATGAAGGTTGCATTTGACGATGTAGCCCACAAGGGAATTCGCAACATCACACCAGAAGACGTAGCTGTGGCTCAAGATCTTGGCTATGTAGTGAAATTGGTTGGTTCTATCGAGGAAACTCCTTCAGGTATTGCTGCAGAAGTAACTCCAACCTTCCTACCTAAAGCACACCCACTTGCCAGTGTGAATGGCGTAATGAACGCTGTCTTTGTAGAATCTATCGGTATTGGTGAGTCTATGTACTATGGACCAGGTGCTGGTCAAAAACCAACTGCTACGAGTGTTGTGGCGGATATTGTCCGTATCGTTCGTCGTCTGAATGATGGAACCATCGGTAAAGACTTCAACGAATATAGCCGTGACTTGGTCTTGGCAAATCCTGAGGATGTTAAAGCAAACTACTACTTCTCAATCTTGGCTCCAGACTCAAAAGGTCAGGTCTTGAAATTGGCTGAAATCTTCAATGCTCAAGATATTTCCTTCAAGCAAATCCTTCAAGATGGCAAAGAAGGTGACAAGGCGCGTGTTGTGATCATCACACACAAGATTAATAAAGCCCAGCTTGAAAATGTCTCAGCTGAATTGAAGAAGGTTTCAGAATTCGACCTCTTGAATACCTTTAAGGTGCTAGGAGAATAA
- the thrB gene encoding homoserine kinase, producing the protein MKIIVPATSANIGPGFDSVGVAVTKYLQIEVCEERDEWLIEHQIGKWIPHDERNLLLKIALQIVADLQPRRLKMTSDVPLARGLGSSSSVIVAGIELANQLGNLNLSDHEKLQLATKIEGHPDNVAPAIYGNLVIASSVDGQVSAIVADFPECDFLAYIPNYELRTRDSRSVLPKKLSYKEAVAASSIANVAVAALLAGDMVTAGQAIEGDLFHERYRQDLVREFATIKQVAKENGAYATYLSGAGPTVMVLASHDKMPTIKAELEKQPFKGKLHDLRVDTQGVRVEAK; encoded by the coding sequence ATGAAGATTATTGTACCTGCAACCAGTGCCAATATCGGGCCAGGTTTTGACTCGGTCGGTGTAGCTGTAACCAAGTATCTTCAAATCGAGGTTTGCGAAGAACGAGATGAGTGGTTGATTGAACACCAGATTGGCAAATGGATTCCACACGATGAGCGTAATCTCTTGCTCAAAATCGCTTTGCAAATTGTAGCAGATCTACAACCAAGACGTTTGAAAATGACTAGTGATGTTCCCTTGGCGCGTGGTTTGGGTTCTTCCAGCTCGGTGATTGTTGCTGGGATTGAACTGGCCAACCAACTGGGGAATCTCAACTTATCTGACCATGAAAAATTGCAGTTAGCGACCAAGATTGAAGGGCATCCTGACAATGTGGCTCCAGCTATTTATGGTAATCTCGTTATTGCCAGCTCTGTTGATGGACAAGTTTCAGCTATCGTGGCTGACTTCCCAGAGTGTGATTTTCTAGCTTACATTCCAAACTATGAATTACGTACTCGCGACAGCCGTAGTGTCTTGCCTAAAAAATTGTCTTATAAGGAAGCTGTTGCAGCTAGTTCTATCGCCAATGTGGCTGTTGCTGCCTTGTTGGCAGGAGATATGGTGACAGCTGGTCAAGCAATCGAGGGAGACCTCTTCCATGAGCGCTATCGTCAGGACTTGGTGAGAGAATTTGCGACGATTAAGCAAGTAGCCAAAGAAAATGGTGCCTATGCAACATACCTCTCTGGTGCTGGGCCGACAGTTATGGTTCTGGCTTCTCATGACAAGATGCCAACAATTAAGGCAGAATTGGAAAAGCAACCTTTCAAAGGAAAACTGCATGATTTGAGAGTTGATACCCAAGGTGTCCGTGTAGAAGCAAAATAA
- the msrB gene encoding peptide-methionine (R)-S-oxide reductase MsrB, giving the protein MAEIYLAGGCFWGLEEYFSRIPGVLATSVGYANGQVETTNYQLLKETDHAETVQVIYDEKTVSLREILLYYFRVIDPLSVNQQGNDRGRQYRTGIYYQDEADLPAIYTVVQEQERMLGRKIAVEVEKLRHYILAEDYHQDYLKKNPSGYCHIDVTDAEKPLIDASNYEKPSQEVLRKSLSEESYRVTQEAATEAPFTNAYDQTFEEGIYVDITTGEPLFFAKDKFASGCGWPSFSRPISKELIHYYKDLSHGMERIEVRSRSGNAHLGHVFTDGPRELGGLRYCINSASLRFVSKDEMEEAGYGYLLPYLNK; this is encoded by the coding sequence ATGGCAGAAATTTATCTAGCAGGCGGTTGTTTTTGGGGCTTAGAGGAGTATTTTTCACGTATTCCTGGAGTGCTAGCAACCAGTGTTGGCTACGCTAATGGGCAAGTCGAAACGACCAATTACCAGCTGCTCAAGGAAACAGACCATGCAGAAACGGTTCAAGTGATTTATGATGAGAAGACAGTGTCACTCAGAGAGATTTTACTTTATTATTTCCGTGTTATTGATCCATTATCAGTCAATCAACAAGGGAATGACCGTGGACGTCAATATCGAACTGGGATCTATTATCAGGATGAAGCAGATTTGCCAGCTATCTATACAGTGGTGCAGGAGCAGGAGCGCATGCTTGGTCGAAAGATTGCAGTAGAGGTGGAGAAACTTCGCCATTATATTTTAGCTGAAGATTACCACCAAGACTATCTTAAGAAGAATCCTTCAGGTTACTGTCATATCGATGTGACCGATGCTGAGAAGCCATTGATTGATGCCTCTAACTATGAAAAGCCTAGTCAAGAGGTGCTAAGGAAAAGTTTGTCAGAAGAATCCTATCGTGTTACCCAAGAAGCTGCTACAGAGGCTCCATTTACTAATGCCTATGACCAAACCTTTGAAGAGGGGATTTATGTAGACATCACGACAGGTGAGCCACTCTTTTTTGCCAAGGATAAGTTTGCCTCAGGTTGTGGTTGGCCAAGTTTTAGCCGTCCGATTTCCAAGGAATTGATTCATTATTACAAGGATCTCAGCCATGGGATGGAGCGAATCGAGGTTCGTTCTCGGTCAGGCAATGCTCACTTGGGTCATGTTTTCACAGATGGACCTCGGGAGTTAGGTGGTCTCCGTTACTGTATCAATTCTGCATCCTTGCGTTTTGTATCCAAGGATGAGATGGAAGAGGCAGGGTATGGCTATTTATTACCGTACTTAAACAAATAA
- a CDS encoding ABC transporter ATP-binding protein, with the protein MKHLLSYFKPYIKESILAPLFKLLEAVFELLVPMVIAGIVDQSLPQRDQGHLWMQIGLLLIFAVIGVVVALVAQFYSAKAAVGFAKELTDDLYRHILSLPKDSRDRLTTSSLVTRLTSDTYQIQTGINQFLRLFLRAPIIVFGAIFMAYRISAELTFWFLVMVVILTIVIVGLSRLVNPLYSVLRKKTDQLVQETRQQLQGMRVIRAFGQEKRELHIFQTLNQVYARLQEKTGFWSSLLTPLTYLIVNGTLLVIIWQGYVSIQGGLLSQGALIALINYLLQILVELVKLAMLINSLNQSYISAKRIEEVFAEAPEDIHLELEQKQATSDQVLQVQELTFTYPDAGQPSLRDISFDMKQGQILGIIGGTGSGKSSLVQVILGLYPADKGSIDLYRNGRSPLNLEQWRSWIAYVPQKVELFKGTIRSNLTLGFNQELSDQQLWQALEIAQAKDFVSEKEGLLDALVEAGGRNFSGGQKQRLSIARAVLRQAPFLILDDATSALDTITESKLLKAIRENLPNTSLILISQRTSTLQMADQILLLEKGELLAIGKHDDLMKSSQVYREINASQHGKED; encoded by the coding sequence ATGAAACACCTATTATCTTACTTCAAGCCCTACATCAAGGAATCAATTTTAGCACCCTTGTTCAAGTTACTAGAAGCTGTGTTTGAGCTTCTTGTTCCCATGGTGATTGCAGGGATTGTTGACCAATCCTTGCCCCAGAGAGATCAAGGACACCTCTGGATGCAGATTGGCCTGCTCCTTATCTTTGCAGTGATTGGCGTTGTGGTGGCCTTGGTAGCTCAGTTTTACTCAGCCAAGGCAGCGGTAGGATTTGCCAAAGAATTGACGGACGATCTTTATCGTCATATTCTGTCTTTACCTAAGGACAGTAGAGACCGTTTGACCACTTCTAGCTTGGTGACTCGCTTGACTTCGGATACCTATCAGATTCAGACTGGTATTAATCAATTCCTGCGTCTTTTTTTACGAGCGCCTATTATCGTTTTTGGGGCTATCTTTATGGCCTATCGCATCTCAGCTGAGCTGACTTTCTGGTTCTTGGTCATGGTTGTCATTTTGACCATTGTTATTGTAGGGCTCTCTCGACTGGTCAATCCTCTCTACAGTGTTCTCAGAAAGAAAACGGACCAACTGGTTCAGGAAACGCGTCAGCAATTACAAGGGATGCGGGTTATTCGTGCTTTTGGTCAAGAAAAACGAGAGTTACATATTTTTCAAACTCTTAACCAAGTCTATGCTAGATTACAAGAAAAGACAGGTTTCTGGTCTAGTTTATTAACCCCTCTGACTTATCTGATTGTCAATGGAACTCTTCTCGTTATTATCTGGCAGGGATATGTTTCTATTCAAGGAGGCTTGCTCAGTCAAGGTGCTCTCATTGCCCTCATCAACTATCTCCTACAGATTTTGGTGGAATTGGTCAAGTTAGCCATGCTGATCAATTCCCTCAACCAGTCCTATATCTCAGCTAAGCGAATCGAGGAAGTCTTTGCTGAGGCTCCAGAAGATATTCACTTAGAGCTAGAACAAAAGCAAGCTACCAGTGATCAGGTTTTACAAGTTCAAGAACTGACCTTTACCTATCCTGATGCGGGCCAGCCTTCTCTGAGAGACATTTCCTTTGATATGAAGCAAGGGCAAATCCTTGGTATCATTGGGGGAACGGGTTCTGGTAAATCAAGTTTGGTGCAAGTCATTCTTGGACTTTATCCAGCAGACAAGGGGAGCATTGACCTTTATCGAAATGGACGTAGTCCTCTTAATTTGGAGCAGTGGCGGTCTTGGATTGCCTATGTACCTCAAAAAGTCGAACTCTTTAAAGGAACTATTCGTTCCAACTTGACTCTAGGTTTCAATCAAGAACTATCTGATCAGCAACTCTGGCAGGCCTTGGAAATTGCGCAAGCTAAGGATTTTGTCAGTGAAAAGGAAGGGCTTTTGGATGCCCTAGTTGAGGCAGGAGGACGAAATTTCTCAGGTGGTCAAAAACAAAGGCTGTCTATTGCACGTGCAGTCTTGCGTCAGGCTCCATTTCTCATCCTAGATGATGCAACCTCGGCCCTCGACACCATTACCGAGTCCAAGCTGTTGAAGGCTATTCGAGAGAACTTACCAAACACGAGCTTAATCTTGATTTCTCAACGAACCTCGACTTTACAGATGGCTGACCAGATTCTCCTCTTGGAAAAAGGGGAGCTTCTAGCTATCGGCAAGCACGATGACTTGATGAAATCCAGCCAAGTCTATCGCGAAATCAATGCATCCCAACATGGAAAGGAGGACTAG
- a CDS encoding ABC transporter ATP-binding protein, which yields MRRQTANQTLTRLAKDLASHPFLLFLAFLGTIAQVGLSIYLPILIGQVIDQVLVAGSSLVFWQIFLQMILVVIGNTLVQWANPLLYNRLIFSYTRDLRERIIHKLHSLPIAFVDRQGSGEMVSRVTTDIEQLAAGLTMIFNQFFIGILMILVSILAMLQIHLLMTLLVLLLTPLSMVISRFIAKRSYHLFQKQTETRGIQTQLIEESLSQQNIIQSFNAQTEFIQRLREANDNYAGYSQSAIFYSSTVNPSTRFVNALIYALLAGVGAYRIMMGSTLTIGRLVTFLNYVQQYTKPFNDISSVLAELQSALACAERVYAVLESSEVAETGKEVLTSDQVKGAISFKQVSFGYHPEKILIKDLSIDIPAGSKVAIVGPTGAGKSTLINLLMRFYPINSGDILLDGKSIYDYSRASLRQQFGMVLQETWLKQGTIHDNIAFGNPEASREQVIAAAKAANADFFIQQLPQGYDTKLENAGESLSVGQAQLLTIARVFLAIPKILILDEATSSIDTRTEVLAQDAFAKLMKGRTSFIIAHRLSTIQDAVLILVLVDGDIVEYGNHQDLIARKGKYYQMQQAAAFSSE from the coding sequence ATGAGACGACAAACTGCAAATCAAACACTCACACGTTTGGCCAAAGATTTAGCAAGTCATCCTTTCCTCCTTTTTCTAGCCTTTCTAGGAACTATTGCCCAAGTTGGCTTATCGATTTACCTACCTATCTTGATTGGGCAGGTCATCGACCAAGTCCTAGTGGCTGGTTCTTCACTAGTCTTTTGGCAGATTTTTCTCCAGATGATCTTGGTGGTCATAGGAAATACTCTGGTACAATGGGCTAATCCTCTTCTCTATAATCGCCTAATCTTTTCTTATACCAGAGACTTGCGAGAGCGAATCATCCATAAGCTCCATAGTTTACCGATTGCCTTTGTGGATCGGCAAGGCAGTGGGGAGATGGTTAGTCGTGTAACCACGGACATAGAACAGTTGGCAGCTGGCTTGACTATGATTTTTAACCAATTTTTCATTGGCATCTTGATGATTTTGGTTAGTATTCTAGCCATGCTCCAAATTCATCTCCTCATGACTCTCTTAGTCTTGCTGTTGACGCCACTATCCATGGTGATTTCACGCTTTATTGCCAAACGCTCCTATCATCTCTTTCAGAAGCAAACAGAGACCAGAGGAATTCAGACTCAGTTGATTGAAGAATCGCTTAGCCAGCAGAATATTATCCAGTCATTTAATGCTCAAACAGAGTTTATCCAAAGGCTACGTGAGGCTAATGACAACTATGCAGGTTATTCGCAGTCAGCTATCTTTTATTCATCAACGGTCAATCCTTCGACTCGCTTTGTCAATGCACTCATTTATGCTCTTCTTGCTGGAGTGGGAGCTTATCGTATCATGATGGGGTCCACCTTGACCATTGGGCGTTTAGTGACCTTTTTGAACTATGTTCAACAGTATACCAAGCCCTTTAACGATATTTCTTCAGTGCTAGCTGAGTTGCAAAGTGCTCTTGCTTGCGCAGAGCGTGTCTATGCTGTCTTAGAAAGCTCTGAGGTGGCTGAAACAGGTAAGGAAGTCTTGACTAGTGACCAAGTTAAGGGAGCTATTTCCTTTAAACAGGTTTCTTTTGGCTACCATCCTGAAAAGATTTTGATTAAGGATTTGTCTATCGATATTCCAGCTGGTAGCAAGGTAGCCATCGTTGGTCCGACAGGTGCTGGGAAATCAACTCTTATCAATCTCCTTATGCGATTTTACCCCATTAACTCGGGAGACATCTTGCTGGATGGGAAATCCATTTATGATTATAGTCGTGCCTCTTTACGCCAGCAGTTTGGAATGGTGCTCCAAGAAACCTGGCTCAAGCAAGGAACCATTCATGACAATATTGCCTTTGGCAATCCTGAAGCTAGTCGGGAGCAAGTGATTGCTGCTGCCAAAGCAGCCAATGCAGACTTTTTCATCCAACAGTTGCCGCAGGGTTACGATACCAAGTTGGAAAATGCAGGAGAATCTCTCTCTGTCGGTCAAGCCCAGCTCTTGACCATTGCCCGAGTCTTTCTGGCTATTCCAAAGATTCTTATCTTAGACGAGGCAACCTCTTCCATTGATACGCGGACAGAAGTGCTGGCACAGGATGCCTTTGCAAAACTCATGAAGGGGCGTACAAGCTTTATCATTGCCCACCGCTTGTCAACCATTCAGGATGCGGTTTTGATTCTTGTCTTGGTGGATGGCGACATTGTTGAGTATGGGAACCATCAGGATCTCATAGCTAGAAAGGGCAAGTATTACCAAATGCAGCAAGCTGCAGCTTTTAGTTCTGAATAA
- a CDS encoding TRZ/ATZ family protein, which produces MKVFQHVNIVTCDQDFHVHLDGILAVKDSQIVYVGQEKPEILEQAEQIIDYQGAWIMPGLVNCHTHSAMTGLRGIRDDSNLHEWLNDYIWPAEAGFTPDMTTRAVKEAMIEMLQSGTTTFNDMYNPNGVEIERIYQAVKDSKMRCYFSPTLFSSDTETTDETISRTRAIIETIIGYENPNFKVMVAPHSPYSCSRDLLQASLDMAKEFAIPIHIHVAETKEESGILLKRYGKRPLAFLEELGYLEHPSVFAHGVELNEREIERLATSYVAIAHNPISNLKLASGVAPIIQLQKAGVAVGIATDSVASNNNLDMFEEGRTAALLQKMKSGDASQFPIETALKSLTIEGAKVLGMDEQIGSLEVGKQADFLVIQPQGKIHLQPQENMLSHLVYAVKSSDVDDVYIGGEQVVKQGQVLTVEL; this is translated from the coding sequence ATGAAAGTCTTTCAGCATGTAAACATCGTGACTTGTGACCAAGATTTCCATGTTCATTTGGATGGAATCTTAGCAGTTAAGGATTCTCAAATCGTCTATGTCGGTCAAGAGAAGCCAGAGATTTTAGAGCAAGCTGAGCAGATTATAGACTATCAGGGAGCCTGGATCATGCCTGGTTTGGTCAATTGCCACACTCATTCTGCTATGACAGGATTGCGAGGGATTCGAGATGATAGCAATCTCCATGAATGGCTCAATGACTATATCTGGCCTGCAGAAGCAGGATTTACTCCCGACATGACTACAAGAGCGGTTAAAGAAGCTATGATAGAGATGCTCCAGTCAGGAACAACAACCTTTAATGATATGTATAATCCCAATGGTGTGGAGATTGAGCGGATTTATCAGGCAGTGAAAGATTCCAAGATGCGTTGTTATTTCTCACCGACCCTCTTTTCTTCAGATACAGAAACAACTGATGAGACCATAAGCAGAACACGAGCTATTATCGAGACAATCATAGGATATGAAAATCCAAATTTCAAGGTTATGGTAGCCCCACATTCTCCCTACAGCTGTAGTAGAGACTTGCTGCAAGCGAGTTTAGATATGGCAAAAGAGTTTGCTATTCCAATCCATATCCATGTTGCGGAGACCAAGGAGGAGTCAGGCATTCTCCTGAAACGCTACGGCAAACGCCCCCTCGCTTTTCTAGAAGAACTGGGTTACTTAGAGCATCCGTCTGTCTTTGCTCACGGGGTCGAATTAAATGAGCGAGAAATTGAACGCTTAGCAACTTCTTACGTGGCTATCGCCCACAATCCTATCAGTAACCTCAAACTGGCATCAGGAGTTGCTCCAATTATCCAACTGCAAAAAGCAGGAGTAGCAGTCGGAATTGCGACAGATTCAGTTGCTTCCAACAACAACCTTGATATGTTTGAGGAAGGACGGACTGCAGCCCTTCTTCAGAAGATGAAAAGTGGAGATGCCAGCCAATTTCCTATCGAAACAGCTCTCAAGTCACTGACAATCGAAGGTGCTAAGGTCCTTGGAATGGACGAACAGATAGGAAGTCTGGAAGTTGGCAAGCAAGCAGATTTTCTCGTTATTCAACCACAAGGGAAAATCCATCTTCAACCCCAAGAAAATATGCTCTCTCACCTGGTTTATGCTGTTAAATCCAGTGATGTTGATGATGTCTATATCGGCGGAGAACAGGTTGTTAAGCAAGGTCAAGTCCTGACAGTAGAACTTTAG
- the rplJ gene encoding 50S ribosomal protein L10, with protein sequence MSEAIIAKKAELVDVVAEKMKAAASIVVVDARGLTVEQDTVLRRELRGSEVEYKVIKNSILRRAAEKAGLEDLASVFVGPSAVAFSNEDVIAPAKILNDFSKNAEALEIKGGAIEGAVASKEEILALATLPNREGLLSMLLSVLQAPVRNVALAVKAVADNKEDAA encoded by the coding sequence ATGAGTGAAGCAATTATTGCTAAAAAAGCGGAACTAGTTGACGTAGTAGCTGAGAAAATGAAAGCTGCTGCATCTATCGTCGTTGTAGACGCTCGTGGTTTGACAGTTGAGCAAGATACAGTTCTTCGTCGTGAGCTTCGTGGAAGCGAAGTTGAGTATAAAGTGATTAAAAACTCAATCTTGCGTCGTGCAGCTGAAAAAGCTGGTCTTGAAGATCTTGCATCTGTATTTGTTGGACCATCTGCAGTAGCATTTTCTAACGAAGATGTTATCGCACCAGCGAAAATCTTGAACGACTTTTCTAAAAACGCTGAAGCACTTGAAATCAAAGGTGGTGCAATCGAAGGCGCTGTCGCATCTAAAGAAGAGATTCTTGCACTTGCAACTCTTCCAAACCGCGAAGGACTTCTTTCTATGCTCCTTTCTGTACTTCAAGCGCCAGTGCGCAACGTTGCTCTTGCAGTCAAAGCGGTTGCAGACAACAAAGAAGACGCAGCTTAA
- the rplL gene encoding 50S ribosomal protein L7/L12 — protein sequence MALNIENIIAEIKEASILELNDLVKAIEEEFGVTAAAPVAVAAAGAADAGAAKDSFDVELTSAGDKKVGVIKVVREITGLGLKEAKELVDGAPALVKEGVATAEAEEIKAKLEEAGASVTLK from the coding sequence ATGGCATTGAACATTGAAAACATTATTGCTGAAATTAAAGAAGCTTCAATCCTTGAATTGAACGACCTTGTAAAAGCTATCGAAGAAGAATTTGGTGTAACTGCAGCTGCTCCTGTAGCTGTTGCTGCGGCTGGTGCTGCTGACGCTGGTGCTGCTAAAGATTCATTCGACGTTGAATTGACATCTGCGGGCGACAAAAAAGTTGGCGTTATCAAAGTTGTACGTGAAATCACTGGTCTTGGTCTTAAAGAAGCTAAAGAACTTGTTGACGGTGCACCAGCACTTGTTAAAGAAGGCGTTGCAACTGCAGAAGCTGAAGAAATCAAAGCTAAATTGGAAGAAGCTGGAGCTTCAGTTACTCTTAAATAA